A region of Myxococcus stipitatus DSM 14675 DNA encodes the following proteins:
- the typA gene encoding translational GTPase TypA, whose product MIPRENIRNVAIVAHVDHGKTTLVDHLLRQAGTFRSNEHVAERVMDSNDLEREKGITILAKNTAVNYKGMQINIIDTPGHADFGGEVERGLRLVDGVILLVDAAEGPLPQTRFVLSKALAMGLKTVLVINKIDRQDARAPEVLDQVYSLYIDLGADDKQLEMPVLYTIARQGQASTSLEVPGKTLEPLYDAIINHIPPPPASTETTPQLLVANLDYDDYVGRLAVGRVQAGRFTPNMPVSVVREGGKVEQGKIVKLYGFSGLKRAEILDAGPGEIVSIAGIEDVSIGDTIGDPENPVALPRITVDEPTMMMIFKVNDGPLAGKEGKFVTSRNLRERLYREAYRNVAVRVEDTETPDAFRVVGRGELALAVIIENMRREGYELTASNPEPITKTVDGVLHEPMELVFCDVPENSVGIVTERLGPRKGRMTDMASLGSGRTRLQYRIPARGLIGFRSEFLTITRGEGIMSSQFDGYEPWFGYIQKRQNGAIVSDRLGDTVPYALFSIQERGYLFVSEGTTVYEGMIIGEHSHPSELNVNCCREKKLTNIRAAGRDENVILVPPREMGLEKALEWIADDELVEVTPKSVRMRKKSLSSGDRYRAERDRKREERAADAE is encoded by the coding sequence ATGATTCCTCGCGAAAATATCCGTAACGTCGCCATCGTCGCCCACGTCGACCATGGCAAGACCACGCTCGTCGATCACTTGCTGCGGCAGGCGGGCACCTTTCGTTCCAACGAGCACGTCGCCGAACGGGTGATGGACTCGAACGACCTCGAGCGCGAGAAGGGCATCACCATTCTCGCGAAGAACACGGCCGTTAATTACAAAGGGATGCAGATCAACATCATCGACACCCCGGGTCACGCCGACTTCGGTGGTGAGGTGGAGCGCGGTCTGCGCCTCGTCGATGGCGTCATCCTGCTGGTCGACGCCGCCGAAGGTCCCCTGCCCCAGACGCGCTTCGTGTTGAGCAAGGCGCTGGCCATGGGCCTGAAGACGGTGCTGGTCATCAACAAGATCGACCGTCAGGACGCCCGGGCTCCGGAAGTTCTGGACCAGGTCTACTCGCTCTACATCGACCTGGGCGCGGACGATAAGCAGCTGGAGATGCCGGTTCTCTACACGATCGCGCGCCAGGGCCAGGCGTCCACGTCGCTCGAGGTTCCGGGCAAGACGCTGGAGCCGCTGTACGACGCCATCATCAACCACATCCCGCCTCCGCCGGCGTCCACGGAGACCACGCCGCAGCTGCTCGTGGCGAACCTGGACTACGACGACTACGTGGGCCGTCTCGCCGTCGGCCGCGTGCAGGCCGGCCGCTTCACCCCGAACATGCCCGTCAGCGTCGTCCGCGAGGGCGGCAAGGTGGAGCAGGGCAAGATCGTCAAGCTGTACGGCTTCTCCGGCCTGAAGCGCGCGGAGATCCTGGACGCGGGCCCCGGTGAAATCGTCTCCATCGCCGGCATCGAGGACGTGTCCATCGGCGACACCATCGGCGACCCGGAGAACCCCGTCGCCCTGCCGCGCATCACCGTGGACGAGCCCACGATGATGATGATCTTCAAGGTGAACGACGGACCGCTGGCCGGCAAGGAAGGCAAGTTCGTCACCTCGCGCAACCTGCGTGAGCGCCTGTACCGCGAGGCCTACCGCAACGTGGCCGTGCGCGTGGAGGACACGGAGACGCCGGACGCGTTCCGCGTCGTCGGCCGCGGCGAGCTCGCGCTGGCCGTCATCATCGAGAACATGCGCCGCGAGGGCTATGAGCTGACGGCCTCCAACCCGGAGCCCATCACCAAGACGGTGGACGGCGTGCTGCACGAGCCCATGGAGCTCGTGTTCTGCGACGTGCCGGAGAACAGCGTCGGCATCGTCACGGAGCGCCTGGGGCCCCGCAAGGGCCGCATGACGGACATGGCGAGCCTGGGCTCGGGCCGCACCCGCCTCCAGTACCGCATCCCCGCCCGTGGCCTGATTGGCTTCCGCTCGGAGTTCCTCACCATCACCCGTGGCGAGGGCATCATGAGCAGCCAGTTCGACGGCTATGAGCCGTGGTTCGGCTACATCCAGAAGCGCCAGAACGGCGCCATCGTCTCCGACCGCCTGGGCGACACCGTCCCCTACGCGCTCTTCAGCATCCAGGAGCGTGGCTACCTGTTCGTGAGCGAGGGCACCACGGTGTACGAGGGGATGATCATCGGCGAGCACTCGCACCCCTCCGAGCTCAACGTGAACTGCTGCCGCGAGAAGAAGCTCACCAACATCCGCGCCGCCGGCCGCGACGAGAACGTCATCCTCGTCCCGCCGCGCGAGATGGGGCTGGAGAAGGCCCTGGAGTGGATCGCCGACGACGAGCTCGTCGAGGTGACGCCCAAGTCCGTGCGCATGCGCAAGAAGTCGCTGTCCTCCGGCGACCGCTACCGCGCCGAGCGTGACCGCAAGCGCGAGGAGCGCGCGGCCGACGCCGAGTAG
- a CDS encoding MarR family winged helix-turn-helix transcriptional regulator — protein MAGTSPRGKEALAAEAWRRCFNFFMRTRGQRDRVLERLDLTPNDARALASLDQGEGKVMRALAEEWACDASNATWVVDRLESRGLAARAADPEDRRVKRVTLTARGAKVRRQLQEGMYEPPPELLQLDMAELEQLRSIFERLLPTPDAKGR, from the coding sequence ATGGCCGGGACCAGTCCGAGAGGGAAGGAAGCGCTGGCGGCGGAGGCATGGCGCCGCTGCTTCAACTTCTTCATGCGCACGCGCGGGCAGCGGGACAGGGTGCTGGAGCGCTTGGACCTCACGCCCAACGACGCGCGGGCGCTCGCGAGCCTGGACCAGGGCGAGGGCAAGGTGATGCGCGCGCTGGCGGAGGAGTGGGCGTGCGACGCGTCGAACGCGACGTGGGTGGTGGACCGGCTGGAGTCCCGAGGCCTGGCGGCGCGGGCCGCGGACCCGGAGGATCGCCGCGTGAAGCGCGTGACGCTCACCGCCCGAGGCGCCAAGGTCCGGCGCCAGCTCCAGGAGGGGATGTACGAGCCTCCGCCGGAGCTGCTCCAGCTCGACATGGCGGAGCTGGAGCAGCTGCGCTCCATCTTCGAGCGGCTGCTGCCCACGCCCGACGCGAAGGGACGCTAG
- a CDS encoding SDR family NAD(P)-dependent oxidoreductase: MSRRGLLEGKVALVIGASRGIGAQTARTFVEEGATVVLAARSEDALHALAEELRTQGGTALPVPADLGDEDSIASLVRTTVARFGRLDVAFNNAADGHMPAPLADLSVEDLDRSYRINVRGFFLAMKHQLHAMLASGGGSIVNMASTAGLNGVRGMGAYSATKHAIIGLTRSAALDYADKGIRLNVVAPGPILTGRLQQIPEERRAPIVRAVPMGRIGGPEEVARAVAWLGSDAASFVTGTTLAIDGGRLAGA, from the coding sequence ATGAGCCGCCGAGGACTGTTGGAGGGAAAGGTCGCCCTGGTCATCGGCGCCAGCCGAGGCATCGGCGCCCAGACGGCGAGGACCTTCGTGGAGGAAGGCGCCACCGTCGTCCTGGCGGCGCGCTCGGAGGACGCGCTCCACGCGCTCGCGGAGGAGCTGCGGACGCAAGGCGGCACGGCCCTGCCGGTGCCCGCGGACCTGGGAGACGAGGACTCCATCGCGTCGCTCGTGCGGACCACCGTCGCGCGCTTCGGCCGGCTGGACGTGGCCTTCAACAACGCCGCGGACGGGCACATGCCCGCGCCCCTGGCGGACCTCTCCGTCGAGGACCTGGACCGCTCCTACCGCATCAACGTGCGCGGCTTCTTCCTGGCCATGAAGCACCAGCTCCACGCGATGCTGGCCTCCGGCGGTGGCTCCATCGTGAACATGGCCTCCACCGCGGGCCTCAACGGCGTTCGAGGCATGGGGGCCTACAGCGCGACCAAGCACGCCATCATCGGCCTCACCCGCTCCGCCGCGCTCGACTACGCGGACAAGGGCATCCGCCTCAACGTCGTCGCTCCAGGGCCCATCCTCACCGGGCGCCTCCAGCAGATTCCCGAGGAGCGGCGGGCCCCCATCGTCCGCGCCGTGCCCATGGGCCGCATCGGAGGGCCGGAGGAAGTCGCCCGGGCCGTGGCATGGCTGGGCTCGGACGCGGCGTCGTTCGTCACGGGGACGACGCTGGCCATCGACGGCGGGAGGCTCGCGGGGGCCTGA
- the cglE gene encoding adventurous gliding motility protein CglE produces MNKSQLVAALAVALLSSPALAGTPPEGVEFQPRRGFYTDTNVGVFFTVGGQNSYSNAQTYLQLGIGYDLTERISLGAHFGMGASAQNCFAGYLPGSETCALSDNFTMQFLNATASYHLRLMDRVYLTPKLVAGYTRLDPAPVDPDKGDPGRAVSAPNAGVGVGFEYNTGMDHFSVGADVLARFVIGPDITSFAIFPKVKYTF; encoded by the coding sequence GTGAACAAGTCCCAACTGGTCGCCGCGCTCGCAGTCGCCCTGCTGTCCTCTCCGGCCCTCGCGGGCACGCCGCCGGAGGGCGTGGAGTTCCAACCGCGCCGAGGCTTCTATACCGACACCAACGTCGGGGTGTTCTTCACCGTCGGCGGGCAGAACTCCTACTCGAACGCCCAGACGTACCTGCAACTGGGTATCGGTTATGACCTGACGGAGCGCATCTCGCTGGGCGCGCACTTCGGCATGGGGGCGTCCGCGCAGAACTGCTTCGCGGGCTACCTGCCGGGCTCGGAGACGTGTGCGCTCTCCGACAACTTCACCATGCAGTTCCTCAACGCCACGGCCTCGTACCACCTGCGGTTGATGGACCGGGTGTACCTGACGCCCAAGCTGGTCGCGGGCTACACGCGACTGGACCCGGCGCCGGTGGACCCCGACAAGGGTGACCCGGGCCGGGCCGTCAGCGCGCCCAACGCGGGCGTGGGCGTGGGCTTCGAGTACAACACGGGCATGGACCACTTCTCCGTGGGCGCGGATGTGCTGGCCCGCTTTGTCATCGGCCCCGACATCACCTCCTTCGCCATCTTCCCGAAGGTGAAGTACACGTTCTGA
- a CDS encoding TonB family protein → MAAAKNNSLTLRITGPDGSTVETISEGDSVIVGSGAQAAVKLQDPRVSNLHVMLKVDKDGSVTAIDLGSEAGTEISGQRLVIPTALKPGDVLCVGGTRVEVLFDSAAPERRAPAGAQVSGQPFQGSVTQRTPPPPPRESMPRPQVVTPPSAAGSTARGEFVFSQARTESSGSSGGGLRTERTMKPAVTPVAVPPPSPPVRPSVSRPAVGEAPGRVVLPQLREPLPVEAMPTAREKVLQVAMLWGDTLLQVRHFGDGVPVTIGDGKKSCFNVNAPSVGARHVLAVGRGELLEVHAPKGSGVIVTERGHVKPKDTLRAAGQLTGSAEDAEQVFKVGLHHRVEVTVGTMTFVARYVKPSPAIATSTLAETDFTFFKIASICVLTGLAVVLAMMLTPRAEMAPHDDIFESQQRVAKFLVTPEKRIEQKKLQLSGMEEGAKAKDEEGKFGKEDAKQQEAAPSKPGTPMVDKSKKEKDRKVVGKVGLLGAFKGLKGGASDVFGPGGFGTGLNNMLGGLKGGAAMGDAQGAGGLGSRGAGTGGGGTAMGIGGLGTRGDGRGTGGTGGIDLGGRGKSITKVIPGKTTVVGGLDKDVIAKVIRRHQNEIKYCYESELNKEPSLAGKVAVAFTIDPTGAVSDATVSESTLNNSRAEQCMISRIRRWKFPEPKGGGVVAVTYPWMFSPAGSEGGEG, encoded by the coding sequence ATGGCGGCGGCGAAGAACAACAGCTTGACCCTTCGAATCACAGGCCCGGATGGCTCCACCGTGGAGACCATCTCCGAGGGTGACAGCGTCATCGTGGGCTCGGGTGCCCAGGCGGCGGTGAAGCTCCAGGACCCTCGGGTCTCCAACCTCCATGTGATGCTCAAGGTGGACAAGGATGGCTCGGTGACGGCCATCGACCTGGGCAGCGAGGCGGGGACGGAGATCAGCGGCCAGCGGCTGGTCATCCCCACGGCGCTCAAGCCCGGTGATGTGCTGTGCGTGGGCGGCACGCGCGTGGAGGTCCTCTTCGACAGCGCCGCGCCGGAGCGTCGTGCTCCCGCGGGTGCGCAGGTCTCGGGGCAGCCCTTCCAAGGCTCGGTGACGCAGCGGACACCACCTCCACCTCCGCGCGAGTCCATGCCCAGGCCCCAGGTGGTGACGCCGCCGTCGGCCGCGGGGAGCACGGCGCGAGGCGAGTTCGTCTTCTCGCAGGCGCGCACGGAGTCCTCGGGCTCCTCGGGTGGGGGGCTTCGCACCGAGCGCACCATGAAGCCCGCGGTGACACCCGTGGCGGTGCCTCCCCCCTCGCCGCCGGTCCGCCCCTCCGTGTCCAGGCCCGCCGTCGGCGAGGCCCCGGGCCGCGTGGTGCTCCCGCAGCTGCGCGAGCCGCTCCCCGTCGAGGCGATGCCCACGGCCCGGGAGAAGGTGCTCCAGGTGGCGATGCTGTGGGGCGACACGCTGTTGCAGGTGCGGCACTTCGGAGACGGAGTCCCCGTCACCATCGGCGATGGAAAGAAGAGCTGCTTCAACGTCAACGCGCCGTCGGTGGGCGCGCGGCACGTGCTGGCCGTCGGCCGGGGTGAGCTGCTGGAGGTGCACGCGCCGAAGGGCTCGGGCGTCATCGTCACCGAGCGCGGGCACGTGAAGCCGAAGGACACGCTTCGCGCCGCGGGCCAGCTCACGGGCTCCGCCGAGGACGCGGAGCAGGTCTTCAAGGTGGGCCTGCATCACCGCGTGGAGGTGACGGTCGGGACGATGACCTTCGTCGCCCGGTACGTGAAGCCCTCGCCGGCCATCGCCACCAGCACGCTGGCGGAGACGGACTTCACGTTCTTCAAGATCGCCAGCATCTGCGTGCTCACGGGCCTGGCGGTGGTGCTGGCGATGATGCTGACGCCGCGCGCGGAGATGGCGCCGCACGACGACATCTTCGAGTCACAGCAGCGCGTGGCGAAGTTCCTCGTCACCCCCGAGAAGCGCATCGAGCAGAAGAAGCTCCAGCTCTCCGGCATGGAAGAGGGCGCGAAGGCGAAGGACGAGGAAGGCAAGTTCGGCAAGGAGGACGCGAAGCAGCAGGAGGCCGCGCCGTCCAAGCCGGGCACGCCCATGGTGGACAAGTCCAAGAAGGAGAAGGACCGCAAGGTGGTGGGCAAGGTCGGCCTCCTGGGCGCGTTCAAGGGCTTGAAGGGCGGTGCCTCGGACGTGTTCGGGCCGGGCGGCTTCGGCACGGGCTTGAACAACATGCTGGGCGGCCTCAAGGGCGGCGCGGCCATGGGTGACGCGCAGGGCGCGGGCGGCCTGGGCTCTCGCGGCGCCGGCACGGGTGGCGGTGGCACGGCCATGGGCATCGGCGGCCTGGGCACGCGGGGCGATGGGCGCGGCACGGGCGGCACGGGTGGCATCGACCTGGGGGGACGCGGCAAGTCCATCACCAAGGTCATCCCCGGCAAGACGACCGTGGTGGGCGGCCTGGACAAGGACGTCATCGCGAAGGTGATTCGCCGCCACCAGAATGAAATCAAGTACTGCTACGAGTCGGAGCTGAACAAGGAGCCCAGCCTCGCGGGCAAGGTCGCGGTGGCCTTCACCATCGACCCCACGGGCGCGGTGTCCGACGCCACCGTGTCGGAGTCGACGCTGAACAACTCCCGCGCGGAGCAGTGCATGATTTCGCGCATCCGCCGCTGGAAGTTCCCGGAGCCCAAGGGCGGCGGTGTGGTGGCCGTGACGTATCCGTGGATGTTCTCGCCGGCGGGCTCCGAGGGCGGAGAGGGGTAG
- a CDS encoding tetratricopeptide repeat protein, which translates to MSWLRMHDKTKARPVTRPLLGYWRSLLVGSAAFMAACATAPTPKPVTTQAKAPPAAPPPPAVAPQPPPPKDLTASEEFAAAIKAFEAGNLNGARHGFEMVLAKAPGSLNARFNLGLIAERQGRVEDARGAYEQVLQRDPSHTSSVLNLAAVYRKQERGPEAIALFEKALKAPGHSHDAMLLNGLSATYRQAGKLDESEATARRVLERNKDNPGAYKNLAYVAYAREKYRLAELLVGTARKQSEKDPSLYNLLGMVYLKLDERSRALAQFQKAVSLDDKYSPGYLNLGALALRYRDYAGAERAFSRALELEPDSMEARLSLAWALDGQKGRDPKKGLAAGESFEKVLATRDNLPEAVCGAGWAFASERSGWERAIAFLDRCKGMQSTSEQDRQLITAKVQGLQNMLKTPPANAAAAVASPEGDPKKDGAEDKQDAATGGAGSLLNQLPQDANAPENAPENTSEGAPEPLEDQGAPATPEAGGESPSPSK; encoded by the coding sequence ATGAGCTGGCTCCGCATGCATGACAAGACGAAGGCGCGTCCCGTGACGAGGCCACTCCTCGGGTATTGGCGCTCGCTCCTCGTGGGCTCGGCGGCCTTCATGGCCGCGTGTGCGACGGCCCCCACGCCCAAGCCCGTCACGACCCAGGCGAAGGCCCCTCCGGCGGCGCCTCCTCCCCCAGCGGTGGCACCGCAGCCTCCGCCGCCGAAGGACCTCACGGCCTCCGAGGAGTTCGCCGCCGCCATCAAGGCCTTCGAGGCGGGGAACCTGAACGGCGCGCGCCATGGCTTCGAGATGGTGCTGGCGAAGGCGCCGGGGAGCCTCAACGCACGCTTCAACCTGGGCCTCATCGCCGAGCGGCAGGGGCGCGTGGAGGATGCGCGCGGCGCCTACGAGCAGGTGCTCCAGCGAGACCCGTCGCACACGTCCTCGGTGCTCAACCTGGCGGCGGTGTATCGCAAGCAGGAGCGCGGGCCGGAGGCGATTGCGCTCTTCGAGAAGGCGCTGAAGGCACCCGGGCATTCGCACGACGCGATGCTGCTCAATGGCTTGTCGGCGACGTATCGGCAGGCGGGGAAGCTCGACGAGTCCGAGGCCACCGCGCGCCGGGTGCTCGAGCGGAACAAGGACAACCCGGGGGCGTACAAGAACCTGGCCTATGTCGCGTACGCGCGGGAGAAGTACCGGCTGGCGGAGCTGCTCGTGGGCACCGCGCGCAAGCAGTCGGAGAAGGACCCGTCGCTCTACAACCTGCTGGGCATGGTCTACCTGAAGCTGGATGAGCGCTCCCGGGCGCTCGCGCAGTTCCAGAAGGCCGTGTCACTGGATGACAAATACAGCCCTGGTTATCTCAACCTCGGGGCGCTGGCGCTGCGCTATCGCGACTACGCGGGCGCGGAGCGTGCCTTCTCTCGCGCGCTGGAGCTCGAGCCGGACTCGATGGAGGCCCGCCTCTCGCTCGCCTGGGCGCTGGATGGTCAGAAGGGGCGCGACCCCAAGAAGGGGCTCGCGGCGGGAGAGTCCTTCGAGAAGGTGCTCGCCACACGAGACAACCTCCCGGAGGCGGTGTGTGGCGCGGGCTGGGCCTTCGCCTCGGAGCGCTCGGGCTGGGAGCGAGCCATCGCCTTCCTCGACCGCTGCAAGGGAATGCAGTCCACGAGCGAACAAGACAGACAGCTCATCACCGCCAAGGTCCAAGGGCTCCAGAACATGCTCAAGACCCCGCCCGCGAACGCGGCGGCGGCGGTGGCGAGCCCCGAGGGAGACCCGAAGAAGGACGGCGCCGAGGACAAGCAGGACGCGGCCACGGGCGGCGCGGGCTCCCTGCTGAACCAGCTGCCCCAGGACGCGAATGCTCCCGAGAATGCACCGGAGAACACTTCCGAGGGAGCCCCCGAGCCGCTCGAGGATCAGGGCGCTCCGGCCACTCCAGAAGCGGGCGGAGAGAGCCCCTCTCCGTCGAAGTAG
- a CDS encoding tetratricopeptide repeat protein: protein MKVVLRFGALAVGVALAASGVGEAAEAPARKAVKKPAAASTSKSSGAAEKGGRKGAQAKKAEAKTPPPPGVAAEDVRRGPARVKPATAKFADVPRIADSRKNALADKKRDEAIEAFKRLIPKLQDGNPQKAEMLYRLSELYWEKSKYLYQLEMDRFLAAEKKYDEAVARGEKAEAPKQDHRDSERFRTETMAIYADILKAYPNYPQRDEVLFSMGYNLYELGRREEAVARYEELIQEFPRSQFVPDAYIQLGNHYFESNKLIPAKANYEKARDSKVPKIYGYAVYKLSWCDYNTGDYDAGLQKLHEVVDYAAKQPELGDLRTEALNDLTVFYVQLDQPKQAIAYFREKAPAARQGRLIAKTAAGLVDAGHFDSAILLYRTLIDSDAMGASAPEYQQAIVRAFEGLRQRQQVRKEMKRMVDLYSPGGEWWKANEGKATVLRNAFNVTEEAMRVMVTEYHQEAQKTRQVETYRLARDIYKQYVDAFASNANPDFVADSAFNLRFFYAEILWALEEWEAAAAEYDAVVAFKVPDRDSAREVSNESYRKSAAFNAILAYDKLVKIERGQLARSDLRDGQKVDEKKDKGDVARQKIVKRDAKQREAEQLTRFEERLVSACDTFVKLYPDTQDEIDLRYQAAVILYDRAHFVDAAHRFGEIIDKFPEERRSRDAADLTMYVLESRQEWLELSTLSRRFLENKKLSKPGSEFAARVSRVVEGSHYKWVDEVVYKQEKNPKKAAEEFLKFVKEFPRSENADRALTYAMSIAQETGELDRGIEAGERVLAEYPRTPFELKARYTLAGLYEKVADYRKAAFMAESFISAYDAAVSARESEGKKRKSARAKPAPKKSDVQGMDEDAASRNGQLAAERKLLVDEAGAWVADAQFNAGVWWEGAGEAQKAVAAYNAYVSRFRERKDVPQVAWSAALVWEKERKWSEAARAFGAFADGFGRDSRTTASQLYLARYHELLAWQHLKNSREQEQLQGELVRSWSRLPEAARKDDTMLNAYAHARFLALEPAWKRYSDIRFSRVSTIRRDLAAKQREIQRVEKEYLAVLATGSGEWGIASLTRIGLAYADFARNIMDSPDPTGLDEEQLGMYRGELENLALPLEDKANEALEKALEKAYELGVYSPWTLAAQEQVNRFHPGTYAQVKQVDFRASDALALAELAREPGDATAAAASPVPHSTPQAPAAPSGKREGSPTPPASEERTQAPTAEAKEVRP from the coding sequence ATGAAGGTGGTGCTTCGTTTCGGTGCGCTGGCGGTGGGCGTGGCGCTCGCAGCCAGCGGGGTGGGAGAGGCGGCGGAAGCGCCCGCGCGCAAGGCGGTGAAGAAGCCCGCGGCGGCGTCGACGTCGAAGTCCTCGGGTGCGGCGGAGAAGGGCGGACGAAAGGGAGCACAGGCGAAGAAGGCGGAGGCGAAGACACCGCCGCCGCCCGGAGTCGCCGCCGAGGATGTGCGGCGAGGTCCGGCGCGCGTGAAGCCCGCCACCGCGAAGTTCGCGGACGTTCCCCGCATCGCGGACTCGAGGAAGAACGCGCTGGCGGACAAGAAGCGCGACGAGGCCATCGAGGCCTTCAAGCGCCTCATCCCCAAGCTCCAGGACGGCAACCCGCAGAAGGCGGAGATGCTCTACCGGCTTTCGGAGCTGTACTGGGAGAAGTCCAAGTACCTCTACCAGCTGGAGATGGACCGCTTCCTCGCGGCGGAGAAGAAGTACGACGAGGCCGTGGCCCGCGGCGAGAAGGCCGAGGCTCCCAAGCAGGACCATCGCGACAGCGAGCGGTTCCGCACGGAGACCATGGCCATCTACGCGGACATCCTGAAGGCGTATCCGAACTATCCGCAGCGCGACGAAGTCCTCTTCTCCATGGGCTACAACCTCTACGAGCTGGGCCGGCGCGAGGAGGCCGTGGCCCGCTACGAGGAGCTCATCCAGGAGTTTCCCCGCTCGCAGTTCGTGCCGGACGCCTACATCCAGCTCGGCAATCACTACTTCGAGTCGAACAAGCTCATCCCAGCGAAGGCCAACTACGAGAAGGCACGCGATTCGAAGGTGCCGAAGATCTATGGCTACGCCGTCTACAAGCTGTCCTGGTGTGACTACAACACCGGCGACTACGACGCGGGCCTCCAGAAGCTGCACGAGGTGGTGGACTACGCCGCGAAGCAGCCGGAGCTGGGCGACCTGCGCACCGAGGCGCTCAATGACTTGACGGTCTTCTACGTCCAGCTGGACCAGCCCAAGCAGGCCATCGCGTACTTCCGCGAGAAGGCGCCCGCGGCGCGGCAGGGGCGGCTCATCGCGAAGACGGCGGCGGGCCTGGTCGACGCGGGCCACTTCGACAGCGCCATCCTCCTGTACCGCACGCTCATCGACAGCGACGCGATGGGCGCCAGCGCGCCCGAGTACCAACAAGCCATCGTCCGCGCCTTCGAGGGCCTGCGTCAGCGTCAGCAGGTCCGCAAGGAGATGAAGCGGATGGTGGACCTCTACAGCCCCGGCGGCGAGTGGTGGAAGGCCAACGAGGGCAAGGCCACCGTGCTGCGCAACGCCTTCAACGTCACCGAAGAGGCGATGCGGGTGATGGTGACGGAGTACCACCAGGAGGCGCAGAAGACGCGCCAGGTGGAGACCTACCGGCTCGCGCGAGACATCTACAAACAATACGTGGATGCGTTCGCCTCCAACGCCAATCCCGACTTCGTCGCGGACTCCGCGTTCAACCTCCGCTTCTTCTACGCGGAGATTCTCTGGGCGCTGGAGGAGTGGGAGGCCGCCGCCGCCGAGTACGACGCCGTCGTCGCGTTCAAGGTCCCGGACCGCGACTCGGCGCGCGAGGTCTCCAACGAGAGCTACCGCAAGAGCGCGGCGTTCAACGCCATCCTCGCCTACGACAAGCTGGTGAAGATCGAGCGGGGGCAGCTCGCCCGGAGCGACCTGCGAGACGGACAGAAGGTCGACGAGAAGAAGGACAAGGGCGACGTCGCCCGGCAGAAGATCGTCAAGCGCGACGCGAAGCAGCGGGAGGCCGAGCAGCTCACCCGCTTCGAGGAGCGCCTGGTGTCCGCGTGCGACACCTTCGTGAAGCTCTACCCGGACACGCAGGACGAAATCGACCTGCGCTACCAGGCGGCCGTCATCCTCTACGACCGGGCCCACTTCGTGGACGCGGCGCACCGCTTCGGCGAAATCATCGACAAGTTCCCGGAGGAGCGGCGCTCGCGCGACGCGGCGGACCTCACGATGTACGTGCTGGAGAGCCGGCAGGAGTGGCTGGAGCTCTCCACGTTGTCGCGGCGGTTCCTCGAGAACAAGAAGCTGTCCAAGCCCGGCTCCGAGTTCGCGGCCCGCGTGTCGCGCGTCGTGGAAGGCAGCCACTACAAGTGGGTGGACGAGGTCGTCTACAAGCAGGAGAAGAATCCGAAGAAGGCCGCGGAGGAGTTCCTCAAGTTCGTCAAGGAGTTCCCCAGGTCGGAGAACGCGGACCGCGCGCTCACCTACGCCATGTCCATCGCGCAGGAGACGGGCGAGCTGGACCGGGGCATCGAGGCCGGTGAACGGGTCCTCGCCGAGTACCCCCGCACGCCCTTCGAGCTGAAGGCGCGCTACACGCTCGCGGGCCTCTACGAGAAGGTCGCTGACTACCGCAAGGCCGCCTTCATGGCGGAGTCGTTCATCTCCGCGTACGACGCCGCGGTCAGCGCTCGGGAGTCGGAAGGAAAGAAGCGCAAGAGCGCTCGCGCGAAGCCTGCGCCGAAGAAGAGCGACGTCCAGGGGATGGACGAAGACGCGGCCTCGCGCAACGGACAGCTGGCCGCCGAGCGCAAGCTGCTGGTGGATGAAGCGGGCGCCTGGGTAGCGGACGCCCAGTTCAACGCGGGCGTGTGGTGGGAGGGCGCGGGGGAAGCCCAGAAGGCCGTGGCCGCCTACAACGCCTACGTGTCGCGGTTCCGCGAGCGCAAGGACGTGCCGCAGGTGGCCTGGTCGGCGGCGCTCGTCTGGGAGAAGGAGCGCAAGTGGAGCGAGGCGGCGCGGGCCTTCGGCGCCTTCGCGGATGGCTTTGGCCGGGACTCCCGCACCACGGCCTCGCAGCTCTACCTGGCGCGCTACCACGAGCTGCTCGCGTGGCAGCACCTCAAGAACTCACGTGAGCAGGAGCAGCTCCAGGGCGAGCTGGTCCGCTCCTGGAGCCGGTTGCCGGAGGCCGCGCGCAAGGACGACACGATGCTCAACGCCTATGCCCACGCGCGCTTCCTGGCGCTGGAGCCCGCGTGGAAGCGGTACTCGGACATCCGCTTCTCCCGCGTGAGCACCATCCGCAGGGACCTGGCCGCGAAGCAGCGCGAAATCCAGCGCGTGGAGAAGGAGTACCTCGCGGTGCTCGCCACGGGCTCGGGCGAGTGGGGCATCGCGTCGCTGACGCGCATCGGCCTCGCGTATGCCGACTTCGCGCGCAACATCATGGACTCGCCGGACCCGACGGGGCTCGACGAGGAGCAGCTCGGGATGTACCGCGGTGAGCTGGAGAACCTGGCGCTGCCGCTGGAGGACAAGGCCAACGAGGCGCTGGAGAAGGCGCTCGAGAAGGCCTACGAGCTGGGCGTCTACAGCCCCTGGACGCTCGCCGCGCAGGAGCAGGTGAACCGCTTCCACCCCGGCACCTATGCCCAGGTGAAGCAGGTGGACTTCCGCGCCAGCGATGCCCTGGCCCTGGCGGAGCTCGCGCGCGAGCCCGGGGACGCGACGGCGGCCGCCGCCTCGCCCGTTCCCCACTCGACGCCGCAGGCTCCCGCCGCACCCTCGGGGAAGCGCGAGGGCTCACCGACGCCTCCCGCCTCGGAGGAGAGGACCCAGGCACCCACCGCCGAAGCGAAGGAGGTGCGGCCATGA